One Pseudorhodoplanes sinuspersici DNA segment encodes these proteins:
- a CDS encoding ATP-binding protein, whose protein sequence is MNRFLPQSLFGQTLLLLLAGLVVSHALGSWIYSLDRESAVRAVGGLATAQRIANAARLVDDVPAEWRRRLVAGLSDQSLQVTLTQKPTIAPASDPGPVVEAIRNYLTQQLKLTPSRQPIVLASENLEPPFGWGFGRGHGMGHGAMMYGLFQPLGLQVAVPLADGQWLAFATNLPVARTGFSRQFLTSMLVMAVFIIAISIWAARRLTAPLGTIARAAQKLGTDVNAPPLPENGTIEMRQAAQAFNDMQARLRALIENRTNMLAALSHDLRTPLTLLRLRAENVESVDERDKMLATIKGMDTMVGATLNFAREEAAVEPRRSTDISALVQSLVDDMADAGLDVVLAPAGPMLITCQPAALKRALTNLIDNAVKYGKRAHLSLHAMANSVEIIIDDDGPGIPEDEIERVTQPFYRVEGSRSRDTGGAGLGLAIAQSIVQVHGGSLTLSNRPKGGLRATLVLPILGS, encoded by the coding sequence ATGAATCGTTTTCTGCCACAAAGCCTGTTCGGACAGACCCTGCTGCTGCTGCTGGCAGGGCTGGTCGTGTCGCACGCGCTCGGCTCGTGGATCTATTCGCTTGATCGCGAAAGTGCAGTCCGGGCCGTCGGCGGGCTAGCGACTGCGCAACGGATCGCCAATGCGGCGCGCCTCGTCGACGACGTTCCTGCAGAATGGCGGCGGCGGCTTGTCGCCGGCCTTAGTGATCAAAGCTTGCAGGTGACGCTGACTCAGAAGCCGACCATTGCTCCGGCTTCCGATCCAGGACCGGTGGTCGAAGCGATCCGCAACTATCTCACTCAACAACTCAAGCTCACCCCTTCCCGCCAACCCATCGTTCTCGCGTCCGAAAATCTGGAGCCGCCGTTCGGCTGGGGCTTCGGTCGCGGGCACGGCATGGGGCATGGGGCCATGATGTATGGTCTCTTCCAGCCGCTCGGACTGCAGGTCGCCGTGCCGCTTGCGGATGGGCAATGGCTGGCTTTCGCAACCAATCTGCCGGTGGCCCGCACAGGATTTTCCCGCCAGTTCCTGACGTCGATGCTGGTGATGGCCGTGTTCATCATCGCGATCTCTATCTGGGCCGCACGCCGCCTGACCGCACCGCTTGGGACCATCGCACGCGCCGCCCAGAAACTCGGTACCGATGTGAACGCTCCGCCCTTGCCGGAAAACGGGACGATCGAGATGCGTCAGGCAGCGCAGGCCTTCAACGACATGCAGGCACGGCTTCGTGCCTTGATCGAGAACCGTACCAACATGTTGGCTGCCTTGTCGCACGATTTACGTACGCCGTTGACGCTGTTGCGGCTGCGGGCGGAGAATGTCGAGAGCGTTGACGAACGCGACAAGATGCTCGCGACCATCAAGGGTATGGATACGATGGTTGGCGCAACGCTGAACTTTGCACGTGAGGAGGCTGCTGTGGAGCCGCGCCGCTCCACCGATATCAGCGCGCTGGTACAGAGTCTTGTCGATGACATGGCCGATGCCGGGCTCGATGTGGTACTGGCGCCGGCCGGACCCATGCTGATCACGTGCCAACCGGCGGCCCTCAAGCGTGCGCTCACCAATCTGATAGACAACGCTGTCAAATACGGCAAGCGCGCGCATCTGTCGTTGCACGCGATGGCAAACTCGGTCGAAATCATCATCGACGACGACGGTCCGGGAATTCCCGAAGACGAGATCGAACGCGTCACCCAACCGTTTTATCGTGTGGAAGGCTCTCGCAGTCGGGACACCGGAGGCGCCGGACTTGGTCTCGCCATTGCTCAATCGATCGTACAGGTCCACGGCGGAAGTCTGACACTCAGCAATCGGCCGAAAGGAGGCCTGCGCGCCACCTTAGTCTTACCGATCCTGGGTTCCTGA